In Clostridium omnivorum, the DNA window CCTCAACTGTGGGTTATGCTGCTAGAGGCAACATAGATATTCTATTAGGTATAATATTGTCAGTAGGAGCAGTGCTGGGTGGAGTTCTAGGTTCTCGATATGCAAACAAGGTTAATGAAAAAACCTTGCAGAGAGTAGTTGGTATATGTTTTATGTCTATGGGTGTGATTATGACTATAATCGAAATAATAAAATAGTATTGTCTGCAAATAAAAGTGGCTTATACTTTAAGCCACTTTTATTAACCAATATGAGTAAGTTGCAAAATTTTCACAGTTTTATAATGTTTTAAATTAAAAATTTTCTAAACAGCTTCAAAAATCATCGCTTTGTTCAGAAGCTTTAATCTTCCATCTTTAACACTAATTATTGTATTATCTACAAGGTTTGTATATTCTCCATCCTCTACTTTTATAATTATATCTCCCTGAGCTTTACCTACATTGAATACCCCAATAAGCTTTTTACTTTCCATTTTATATGATGCAACAACTACATCCTTATCTTCATCTGCATAAATTTCATAAAAACCCTTTGCCATAATTTCCTTTTTCTTTATTGTTCCAAGAGCTTTTAGTAAACTTACAAAGTCCTCTTTCATGCTCTTCCAGTTAACTTTATCAATTTCAAACAAGCTTGGAGTATTAGAATCCTGGGCTTCCTGACCTGCATATAATAATGTACATCCCTTTTGGAAATACATAAAACCTGTCCAAATTCTTAATGTTTCTTCATCCTCAATAAGTTTTTTTGCCCTTGGCTGATCGTGATTTTCTAAGAATCTTAGTTTTACATAATTATTTGGATAGATTGACTCTTGAATAGCTACTCTTTTAATATAATCTTTAAGAGACAGCTTACCATTTAAGTATCCTAAGTATTCATCATTGACATCATAATCATAAGCCATGTCAAAAGCCTGATATATTTCACTATCAGACAATCCTACAAAGCCATTTTCTCTCATTAATAATAAGAAGCTTGGATGAACACTTTCAGATAACCATATGGCATTTGGATTTATCTTAGCAACCTCTTCTCTAGCCTTAAGCCAAAAATCTAATGGCACAAGTGATGCAACATCACATCTAAAGCCATCCACTCCAAGACTTGTCCAATATTTAAGTGTTTCAATTTGATAATTCCATAATTCTTTATTGTTGTAGTCTAGGTCTACGATATCAGTCCAGTCACCAACTTTGTTCCCCATATTTCCGTTTGGCTTTTTATAAAAAAATTCTGGATGATTTTCTACTAGCCATGAATCTGGCGAGGTATGGTTGTAAACTACATCTATAATACACTTCATTCCTAGCGCATGTATTTTACTGATTACTAACTTAAAATCTTCTAGTGTACCATATTCAGGATTTACCTCTCTATAATTTTTTATTGCGTATGGGCAGCCAAGAGTACCCTTTTTATTTTTTACTCCAATAGGATGAATTGGCATAAACCATACAATATCAGTTCCTAAGGATTTTATTCTCTCTAAATCAGCTTCAACATCTTTAAAAGTACCGTTATTCCCATGATTTCTTACATACACAGAATACATAATTTGGTTTCTTAATTTTACATCAGTGTTTTTAGCCATAATACCACCCCTTAACATCATATACTGTGCAAACGAGTGCACAACTTGGTAAAAAAAATAGAACAACTATTTTATACTTATTGTACTTCAAGTAGCTGCTCCCGTAAAGATTTTTTTATGATCTATTCATCTAAGGTTCTACCAAATATTCTTGCCATTGCTCCATCTGCCCTTATGTTTAGCGGCACAATAAATATTTCAAAGTCCATTAACTCCTCTAATCTTTCTAAATTAACTAGATTTTCTCCAATAAATATGCCGCTATTCAGCAACATTTTATGTATATCAAAAGGATACATATCTGGTGATGGCAAGTCTACGCAAACAGCCTTTACTTTTTTTCTTATTAATAACTCTGCAAAGGCCTTTGTCATTACAGGGTGTTTATCAAAATAATCTTCACTATGAAAGTTCTTTGAGTGCCCTGTATTTATTGCCACAATGCACCCTTCATTAATCAATTCCTCATACCCATTTTCATAGTCAATTATATCTACATCCTTACAATTTATTAAAACCCCTTTTCCTATTAAATTATCAAGTTTTATATCAGAAATATACAGCTTGCTATTAGTCATATGCATTGGCCCATCTAGATGTGTTCCTATATGCATGCCTGTCTCAAATCTATGATTACAATAGCCATCCTTTTCAAAACTCTTTATTTCTTGAAGCTTCACCAAATCATCTCCAGGATATACAGGCATCATACTAGTTATTTCCATAGTCAAATCTATTATCATTTTGATTACATCTCCCTAAATCAAAACATATTTTCTTTCTACTTTCTCGTAACTCTTCTAATACAATACCACATTATTACAAACTATGTAATATCATTTATATTTGCTTTTACTTGTATTATATGCTATTATATAAACAGTTACATAAATATGCTTATATTTCAATATTGTGTAACAAAATTATATAAATTAATAATACTTCTCTTATCTTTAATTGATGAGAGATCGGATTTAATAAGCAAAGTTAGCTGCGGCTAACCTTGCTTATTATTTTTTTGCACCCAACTAATATATTTTAGGAGGTATGAATATTATGGAAAAAGATCTTGAATTAACATCTAATAGCCTAGTTTCAATGGACAAATTGGAAAAAAATACTGATTTAAAAGAAAAACTTTGGAATAAAGATTTTGTGCTGCTGCTTCAAGGACAAATAGTATCTGTATTTGGTGACAATATTTACGACATGGCTCTTCGTTTTTGGATTCTTGTTAATACTGGCTCCATCACATTAATGGGAATACTTATGACATCCACTATTATTCCAAGTATTTTTATTTCTCCTCTAGCAGGAACTTTTATAGATAGGCATGATAGAAGAAAAATATTAATTGCTGCTGATATTCTTAGAGGTATCTCAATACTTATTATTGGACTTCTTGCACTTAAAGGGCATTTACAAGTATGGATGATATTAATATCAGGAATTATTATGGGATTATGCAGTTCCTTTTTTAACCCTTCAATTGATTCATCTATACCTGATATTATTCCAAAGTCTAAAATACTAAAAGGAACTTCTATTTTTTCTTTAGCAAGTACCGGAAATGAAATAGTCGGAAATGCATTTGGTGGCTTTTTAGTTCAAATGTTAGGTGCCCCAATATTATTTATTTTTAATGGTCTAAGTTTTCTATTTTCAGCCTTTTGTACAGGGTTTGCGAAAATCCCCACTATTCCACAGGAAGCTAAAAATATAAGCTTTTTTAACGATTTAAAACTGGGTATGAATTTTGTTAAAAAGTCAAAAGGTCTTAAGAGTCTCTTAATCACTATGTGCTTCTTTAACTTCTGTGCTTCCATGTCAATGACCTTAACAATGCCTTGGTTTAGATCAAATAATTCTCTTGGAATTGGTTTTTATGGAATAGCAATGGCTATTAACACCTTTGGTATGTTTTTAGGTTTTACATATTTATCAATAATAGAGATAAAAAGAGAAAAGAGATTTTTTGCGCTAATTGCTAGTGGTAGTATACTTTCAATTACCATGATAATCTATTCATTAACATTAAACTTATATTTAATATCTGTTATGTTCTTTGTAGACGGGTTTTGTATAGCAGTGCTAAGCTCTATAATCCAATCAAGCATACAGCTATTTGTACCTTCAAATATCAGATCAAAAGTATTTGCCTTTAAAAATACCCTAGCCTCAGCTCTGATGCCTTTAGGAATGATTCTAGCTGGTATCCTTGGTGAAAAGCTAAGAATGAATATGATCATTTGCGCAGATTATATAGCATTTCTATTGCTGTTTGCCTATCTTTCAACCCTATCTAGTGTTAAGAAAATCGTTAATTTATAATCACCTAGAATGGCTAAAGGCGCCAGCAATCTGCCAGCGCCTTCTCTACTTCTATTATAAATAAATATGGTTTAAAATACTCTTCTTACGGCTACAAAGTCAGACCTATCAAGAGGAGATACTTTTACAACATCACCAGTTATACACTAGTTTCTAAATAATCCTCTTCTGATTTTTTAACACTAGGCATTTTCCACAGGATTAACATTCCTAGTGCCATTACTATAGTAGTTAAAATACCCGCCTCAGGCCCAAAAGTTCCGCCAGTTAAGATATTATCTTTCATAGCACTAAGATTAAATAGCCCCTTAATATTTAATCCACTTACATTGAAACCATATATACAGCCTTGAAAATAGTTCCAGGCTATATGATAGCCAATTGGCATCCATAAATTATTAGTTTTAACATACATATATCCAAATAATACTCCAAGCAATATTATATTTATTAGCCCTAGTGGTTTTACATTAGGATTTAATAAATGTAAGGCTGAAAATAATATTGAAGATAGTATTATAGACAGCCAAGGTTTTTTCATTTGGTTAAATGCAGTTATGCAATATCCTCTTGATAGCAGTTCTTCTTTAATTCCTACCATTATGAAAACTATTAACCCTAGCCATATGTCCTTTGAGAAATTAAGACTGCTTAAATTTTCAACTGTAATATTCTTAGTCCCAAGTAATACAAAGAATATTACAGACATAGATATAAGTCCAAGCAATAATCCGAAAATGAGTTCTTTACACCCTTTTTTAACTGATATCAAACCTATATCTTTGAATTTCTTTTTATCCACATGCTTTAAAAATATAAAAAGAGTTAAAAACATACATATAAAACTTATAGTATTGGTAAATAAAAAGCCGTAGGTACTTTTTTGCATAAAATCATATAGCTTATTACTAACCTCAGTAGTGCTTAGTGCTGACCCCTTACTACTGGCCATAATGTATATAGAACTTATTATTCCAAATACAAACATGGGAATAAACTCCATGATAGAGCTTAGTGAAATTACTCCAGCAATTTTCCAGCCTGATCTTACCTCATTACTTTTGTTTTTAAACACATTTGCCATAAAATCCCCCCTTTTAGTTAAATTCTAAATGTTACCATTTATGTAAAACAACTTACATTTTATATTTTAACATTATTCCAATTGCTGTTAAACAAAAAAATATAATTTAACACAAAAAAATTACCATTCATGTGATATGAACGGTAATAATGATTTTTTGTTATTTTCTATTTAGCTAAGTTTTATAGCTTCAATTACTGGAGCCGGAACATATTGAGATATATCTCTTCCATATTTGTATAGTTCCATAACCATTGAGGAGCTAACATGGCTTAAATATCCCGCTCTGATATAAATAGTCTTTAACCCAAAAGATTCATTTATTTTTGCAAGATTTTCTTCGTATTCATAGTCAATTCCATTCCTTATTCCACGAATTAAGTATTTAGTATGTTCTTTTTCTGCTAAATCTGCAATTAAACCATCAAACTTTATTACTTGGATTTTTAGGCCAAAGTCTAATTCATTAACTGACTTCTGAATTCCTTTGAGCATTAGGTCTGAGTTAATTCTACGCCTTTTATCAGGATTGTCAGCAATTGCAACAATTATTTTATCAAATAAGCAGCTTGCTTCCTTTAACACACTTAAGTGTCCAATAGTAAAGGGATCGAAAGAACCCGCATATATAGCTGTTGTCATTTTTTTCTCCTTTCAGTCGAAACACTGGGTAACTTATTCGTGCTGGTTCCCACCAGCAAGTTACCCGTAAATGTCCATTTAGGACATTTACCTCCTTTCAGTCGAACAACTGAGTTACTCATTTATGTAAAGCAACAATTTTCTAGTATATTGTATATTATAGATGATAATTTATAGCATTTCCACCTTCTAGTCTAATTTCAATTTATATTTTAAAAATAAATTTAACTTATTACACATATTTATAAATATAAAAAATTATGGTTAGGAGTGTGCTATGTATGTTAGATAAAAGTAATCATATACCTCTCTACATTCAAATCAGAGATGAAATAATGAAAAAAATAAAACAAGGCTGCTACAAAATAGATTCTAAAATTCCTACTGAGAAGGACCTGATGCTTCAATATAATGTTGGACGAGCCACTGTTAGGGAAGCTATATCACAGCTTGTAAATGAGGGCTATTTATATAAAAAGCAAGGAATAGGTACTTTTGTAGCACGTAATAAGGTTTCATCAGGCTTTGAGCCCCTTATTAGTCTTACCTATTCATTAAAAGCCAAGGGTTTTCTTGAGAAAAACTTATTAATGGAGAAAAAACTGATTACTCCAGATAAAAAATTACTGCATAAGCTAAAGTGGAAAAATGCAGCTCCTTGCTTTTATATTAGGAGAATACGATATGTTGATAATAACCCAATAGCATTAGAAACTTCCTACTTCCATAAAAGCTTTGAGGAGCAAAGCGCCTCCTTTGATTTAACAGGCTCCATCGCTAAGATTATAATCCAAGATTTAAAA includes these proteins:
- the coaD gene encoding pantetheine-phosphate adenylyltransferase, with the translated sequence MTTAIYAGSFDPFTIGHLSVLKEASCLFDKIIVAIADNPDKRRRINSDLMLKGIQKSVNELDFGLKIQVIKFDGLIADLAEKEHTKYLIRGIRNGIDYEYEENLAKINESFGLKTIYIRAGYLSHVSSSMVMELYKYGRDISQYVPAPVIEAIKLS
- a CDS encoding alpha-amylase family glycosyl hydrolase codes for the protein MAKNTDVKLRNQIMYSVYVRNHGNNGTFKDVEADLERIKSLGTDIVWFMPIHPIGVKNKKGTLGCPYAIKNYREVNPEYGTLEDFKLVISKIHALGMKCIIDVVYNHTSPDSWLVENHPEFFYKKPNGNMGNKVGDWTDIVDLDYNNKELWNYQIETLKYWTSLGVDGFRCDVASLVPLDFWLKAREEVAKINPNAIWLSESVHPSFLLLMRENGFVGLSDSEIYQAFDMAYDYDVNDEYLGYLNGKLSLKDYIKRVAIQESIYPNNYVKLRFLENHDQPRAKKLIEDEETLRIWTGFMYFQKGCTLLYAGQEAQDSNTPSLFEIDKVNWKSMKEDFVSLLKALGTIKKKEIMAKGFYEIYADEDKDVVVASYKMESKKLIGVFNVGKAQGDIIIKVEDGEYTNLVDNTIISVKDGRLKLLNKAMIFEAV
- a CDS encoding cyclase family protein, with translation MIIDLTMEITSMMPVYPGDDLVKLQEIKSFEKDGYCNHRFETGMHIGTHLDGPMHMTNSKLYISDIKLDNLIGKGVLINCKDVDIIDYENGYEELINEGCIVAINTGHSKNFHSEDYFDKHPVMTKAFAELLIRKKVKAVCVDLPSPDMYPFDIHKMLLNSGIFIGENLVNLERLEELMDFEIFIVPLNIRADGAMARIFGRTLDE
- a CDS encoding CPBP family intramembrane glutamic endopeptidase, with product MANVFKNKSNEVRSGWKIAGVISLSSIMEFIPMFVFGIISSIYIMASSKGSALSTTEVSNKLYDFMQKSTYGFLFTNTISFICMFLTLFIFLKHVDKKKFKDIGLISVKKGCKELIFGLLLGLISMSVIFFVLLGTKNITVENLSSLNFSKDIWLGLIVFIMVGIKEELLSRGYCITAFNQMKKPWLSIILSSILFSALHLLNPNVKPLGLINIILLGVLFGYMYVKTNNLWMPIGYHIAWNYFQGCIYGFNVSGLNIKGLFNLSAMKDNILTGGTFGPEAGILTTIVMALGMLILWKMPSVKKSEEDYLETSV
- a CDS encoding GntR family transcriptional regulator, whose protein sequence is MLDKSNHIPLYIQIRDEIMKKIKQGCYKIDSKIPTEKDLMLQYNVGRATVREAISQLVNEGYLYKKQGIGTFVARNKVSSGFEPLISLTYSLKAKGFLEKNLLMEKKLITPDKKLLHKLKWKNAAPCFYIRRIRYVDNNPIALETSYFHKSFEEQSASFDLTGSIAKIIIQDLKKDITKIEQTIISRAASISERVELNLKKNELVLDMERWVYVNGIKECFFYINFVAPWNIYSFSLASM
- a CDS encoding MFS transporter gives rise to the protein MEKDLELTSNSLVSMDKLEKNTDLKEKLWNKDFVLLLQGQIVSVFGDNIYDMALRFWILVNTGSITLMGILMTSTIIPSIFISPLAGTFIDRHDRRKILIAADILRGISILIIGLLALKGHLQVWMILISGIIMGLCSSFFNPSIDSSIPDIIPKSKILKGTSIFSLASTGNEIVGNAFGGFLVQMLGAPILFIFNGLSFLFSAFCTGFAKIPTIPQEAKNISFFNDLKLGMNFVKKSKGLKSLLITMCFFNFCASMSMTLTMPWFRSNNSLGIGFYGIAMAINTFGMFLGFTYLSIIEIKREKRFFALIASGSILSITMIIYSLTLNLYLISVMFFVDGFCIAVLSSIIQSSIQLFVPSNIRSKVFAFKNTLASALMPLGMILAGILGEKLRMNMIICADYIAFLLLFAYLSTLSSVKKIVNL